The Mastomys coucha isolate ucsf_1 unplaced genomic scaffold, UCSF_Mcou_1 pScaffold4, whole genome shotgun sequence genome has a segment encoding these proteins:
- the LOC116076471 gene encoding LOW QUALITY PROTEIN: lysine-specific demethylase 4D-like (The sequence of the model RefSeq protein was modified relative to this genomic sequence to represent the inferred CDS: deleted 1 base in 1 codon) yields MTTPEQDEFQNPGCTIMAFYPNMEEFSDFSKYIDYMESQGAHRAELAKVIPPKEWRARQSYDNISNILIATPLQQVVSGQAGVFTQYHKRKKGMTVGEYRELANSKIYQTPPHLDFEDLERKYWKNRQFGSPIYGADISGSLFDENVGHLGSLLDVLKQDRGIVIEGVNTPYLYFGMWKITFAWHTEDMDLYSINYLHFGEPKTWYAVPPEHKQRLERLARALFPGSSQGCQAFLRHKVALISPTVLKENGNPFGRITQEAGEFMVTFPYGYHAGFNHGFNCAEAINFATPRWIDYGKVASQCSCGEVRVSFSMDAFEGLLQPESYELWKQ; encoded by the exons ATGACAACCCCTGAGCAGGATGAGTTCCAGAACCCAGGCTGTACCATCATGGCATTCTACCCAAACATGGAAGAATTCTCAGACTTCAGCAAATACATCGACTATATGGAATCCCAAGGGGCACATCGAGCTGAACTGGCCAAGGTCATCCCACCAAAAGAATGGAGGGCCAGGCAGTCTTATGACAATATCAGCAACATCTTAATAGCAACTCCCCTGCAGCAGGTGGTCTCTGGGCAGGCAGGCGTGTTCACCCAGTACcataagaggaagaaaggcaTGACAGTGGGGGAGTACCGTGAGCTGGCCAACAGCAAAATATACCAGACCCCGCCGCACCTGGATTTTGAAGATTTGGAGAGAAAATACTGGAAGAATCGCCAGTTTGGGTCACCGATTTATGGTGCTGACATCAGCGGCTCCCTGTTTGATGAGAACGTGGGCCACCTGGGAAGCCTTTTGGATGTGTTGAAGCAGGACCGCGGCATAGTGATTGAGGGCGTCAACACGCCCTACCTGTACTTTGGGATGTGGAAGATCACCTTTGCATGGCACACGGAGGACATGGACCTGTACAGTATCAACTACCTGCACTTTGGGGAGCCCAAAACCTGGTATGCTGTGCCCCCTGAGCATAAGCAG CGCCTGGAGCGCCTGGCCAGGGCACTTTTCCCTGGCAGCTCCCAGGGCTGCCAGGCCTTCCTGAGACACAAGGTGGCGCTCATCTCACCCACCGTGCTCAAGGAGAATGGCAACCCCTTTGGCCGCATCACCCAGGAGGCTGGGGAGTTCATGGTCACCTTTCCCTATGGCTACCACGCGGGCTTCAACCATGGCTTCAACTGCGCAGAGGCCATCAATTTCGCCACCCCAAGGTGGATTGACTATGGCAAGGTGGCATCTCAGTGCAGCTGTGGGGAGGTCAGGGTGAGCTTCTCCATGGATGCTTTTGAGGGGCTCCTGCAGCCTGAGAGCTATGAGCTGTGGAAACAGTAA